A region from the Dehalococcoides mccartyi CG5 genome encodes:
- a CDS encoding AAA family ATPase, with product MTYTIALAGKGGVGKTSVSSLIIRQLLKNSLTPILAVDADANANLGESLGLCVPQTVGGLIASFNKAKLNLPSGITKEAYLEYQLNTTLAESHGLDMISMGRGEGDGCYCYPNTILRSYIDKLSRNYRYVVMDNEAGMEHLSRRTTQNVDHLFIISDHSVKGVRTLGRIRQLIDEMKLNVNRISVIINMVSGTLDPRLGQEIDKLGIAYTDTVPADEMIREFDLKQTPLLKLPDNSPAVQAVAKILSSRLGIKNLTEVSE from the coding sequence TTGACCTATACTATTGCACTGGCAGGTAAAGGCGGGGTAGGCAAAACATCCGTTTCCAGCCTTATCATCCGCCAGCTTTTAAAAAACTCTCTCACCCCCATACTGGCGGTAGATGCTGATGCCAACGCCAATCTGGGTGAAAGTCTGGGTTTATGCGTGCCCCAAACTGTGGGCGGGCTGATAGCCAGCTTTAACAAAGCCAAGCTGAACTTGCCCTCAGGCATAACCAAGGAAGCCTATCTGGAATACCAGCTTAACACCACTCTGGCAGAGAGCCATGGGCTGGATATGATAAGCATGGGACGAGGCGAAGGTGACGGCTGTTACTGCTACCCTAATACTATCCTCCGCAGTTATATAGACAAGCTCAGCCGAAACTACCGCTACGTGGTTATGGATAACGAGGCCGGTATGGAGCACCTGTCACGCCGCACCACCCAAAATGTAGACCACCTCTTTATAATATCCGACCACTCGGTCAAAGGGGTGCGTACACTGGGACGTATCCGCCAGCTGATAGATGAAATGAAACTTAACGTCAACCGGATATCGGTTATTATAAACATGGTCTCCGGCACACTTGACCCTCGCCTTGGACAGGAAATTGACAAGCTGGGCATAGCCTATACAGATACAGTGCCGGCAGATGAAATGATACGGGAATTTGACTTGAAACAGACTCCCCTGCTTAAATTGCCTGACAATTCCCCGGCAGTACAGGCAGTAGCCAAAATACTATCAAGCCGCCTTGGTATTAAAAACCTTACAGAGGTATCAGAATAA
- a CDS encoding ASKHA domain-containing protein, with protein MTEKKFSVCFEPGHRVINGQKGDSLLDLAIIAGTGLCASCGGEGVCGRCRIKLIEGELECEDHLQISAEEFAQGIRLACQSRLVSNVTVEILAESRFDTAISGDAISCTLQSRPESVKNKPVLPLRKVFLKLVPPSGADNSSDLGRLKRFLKPFCPTEPDIDYHLLSSLSETLREKNWKITVSLLETPNGVKIINIQPGDQTLTTYAFAFDIGTTGVRGQLLEVTKSQVLAQATEYNGQIPFGEDVISRINYAAREGGLNQLQQAVVNTLNNLGQAMLSECGLEASDIAFATIAANTTITQLLYGLDPKHLRLAPYVPLASELPLIPARHINLSICPQAYIYTLPCVASYVGGDIVAGVISTNIPHREGLVLYIDIGTNGEIVVGNKDFMLTASCSAGPAFEGGGIKNGMLAKPGAIEDIELEPQSFEPKLSVMGSGNPKGICGAGLINTVSALLNCGLLGQNGKYNTHIKTGRLRKGADGYEYVLAFGREFGQGQDITLSEVDIDNLIRAKAAMYAGYQTLLENAEANFKNLEKVIIAGTFGAKLNIKKAINIGLLPELPEEHFIFVGNGSLAGARLCAFDKNAQTEASAAAKMMTNVELSESVSFMDNYMAAMFLPHTKSTDFPEVYAALGKFNGGRI; from the coding sequence ATGACCGAGAAAAAATTTAGCGTCTGCTTTGAGCCCGGCCATAGAGTTATAAATGGCCAGAAGGGGGATAGCCTGCTGGATCTGGCTATTATCGCCGGAACAGGGCTGTGTGCCTCCTGCGGGGGCGAAGGCGTGTGCGGACGCTGCCGTATAAAACTGATAGAAGGCGAACTGGAGTGCGAAGACCACCTCCAGATAAGCGCTGAAGAATTTGCCCAGGGAATAAGGCTGGCCTGCCAGAGCCGTCTGGTTTCAAACGTAACGGTAGAGATACTGGCAGAATCACGCTTTGATACCGCCATAAGCGGTGATGCCATAAGCTGCACCCTGCAAAGCCGGCCTGAGTCTGTCAAAAACAAACCCGTTCTGCCTTTGAGAAAGGTCTTTCTGAAGCTTGTTCCCCCATCCGGAGCAGACAACTCAAGTGACCTTGGCAGGTTAAAACGTTTTCTTAAACCTTTCTGCCCAACCGAGCCTGATATAGATTATCATTTGCTTTCAAGCCTTTCTGAAACCCTGCGGGAAAAGAACTGGAAAATAACAGTAAGCCTGCTGGAAACCCCGAATGGGGTAAAAATAATAAATATCCAGCCGGGAGACCAAACACTCACAACATATGCTTTTGCATTTGATATCGGCACTACCGGTGTTCGCGGGCAACTGCTGGAGGTTACCAAATCTCAGGTGCTGGCTCAAGCCACCGAGTATAACGGTCAGATACCCTTCGGCGAAGACGTTATCAGCCGGATAAATTATGCCGCCAGAGAAGGCGGGCTTAACCAGCTTCAGCAAGCCGTGGTAAATACCCTTAACAATCTGGGACAGGCCATGCTTTCCGAGTGCGGTCTTGAAGCAAGTGACATTGCCTTTGCAACCATAGCCGCCAATACTACCATTACCCAGCTTCTTTACGGGCTTGACCCCAAACACCTGCGGCTTGCACCTTATGTCCCTTTGGCAAGCGAACTGCCGCTTATACCTGCCCGGCATATAAACCTAAGCATCTGCCCGCAGGCATATATATACACCCTGCCTTGTGTGGCCAGCTACGTGGGCGGAGATATTGTGGCTGGGGTAATCAGCACCAATATCCCCCATAGGGAAGGGCTGGTACTTTATATAGATATTGGTACCAACGGCGAAATAGTTGTCGGCAACAAAGACTTTATGTTAACTGCCTCATGTTCGGCCGGCCCGGCTTTTGAGGGCGGCGGCATAAAGAACGGTATGCTGGCAAAACCTGGCGCTATAGAAGATATTGAACTTGAACCCCAAAGTTTTGAGCCAAAACTGAGCGTGATGGGCAGTGGCAATCCCAAGGGCATTTGCGGTGCTGGGCTCATAAATACAGTTTCCGCCCTGCTAAACTGCGGTTTGCTGGGGCAAAACGGCAAATATAATACCCATATTAAAACTGGCCGCCTGCGCAAAGGTGCTGACGGCTACGAATATGTACTGGCTTTTGGCCGTGAATTCGGGCAGGGACAGGATATAACCCTGTCAGAGGTAGATATAGACAACCTTATCCGTGCCAAGGCGGCTATGTACGCCGGTTACCAAACTCTGCTGGAAAATGCCGAGGCAAATTTTAAAAACCTTGAAAAAGTGATTATTGCCGGAACTTTCGGTGCCAAACTGAATATTAAAAAAGCTATCAATATAGGTTTGCTTCCCGAACTTCCGGAAGAACATTTTATATTTGTGGGTAATGGCTCACTGGCGGGTGCCCGTTTGTGTGCCTTTGATAAAAATGCCCAGACAGAAGCTTCTGCCGCCGCCAAAATGATGACCAATGTAGAGCTATCTGAAAGCGTAAGTTTTATGGACAACTATATGGCGGCTATGTTCCTGCCTCATACCAAATCTACGGATTTCCCTGAGGTATATGCCGCTCTGGGCAAATTTAACGGAGGACGTATTTGA
- a CDS encoding formate--tetrahydrofolate ligase, with product MAVNDREFHLKELDPVLMKDWEIAEKAEDFLKPVKVLAMELGLTEDEIIPHGKYIAKVDFAGVLARLKDRPNGKYIDVTAITPTPLGEGKSTTTMGLVQGLGKLGKKVTGAIRQPSSGPTFNIKGSAAGGGLSQCLPLSPFSLGLTGDIDAVTNSHNLAMVALQARLQHEANNTDEFLSSRHLTRLDIDPSRVEMKWAMDFCAQSLREIIMGIGGKTDGYRMPSGFGISVSSEVMAILSVFTSLSDLRERMGKIIVAYRKNDEPVTTADLEVDGAMTALLLRAVNPNLLQTIEGQPVFVHAGPFANIAIGQSSIVADRLALKLADYHVTESGFGADIGFEKFWNIKCRLSGLKPDCAVIVVTARALKMHGGGPKVTPGAPLDPAYTTPNTKLVEKGCQNMLAHIQTVKTAGINPVVCINHFAADTHEEIDIIRRTAEQAEARVAVSHHWAKGGDGATELAEAVTDACNEPNNFHFLYPENMPLKKRIETIARKVYGANGVSYTPIAMEKLARIESMGDTQFMPTCMVKTHLSLSHDPALKGRPSGFTLPIRDILTYMGAGLVVPVAGDIKLMPGTSSDPNFKRIDVDTQTGKVKGLF from the coding sequence TTGGCTGTAAATGACCGCGAATTCCACTTAAAAGAGCTTGACCCCGTCCTGATGAAAGACTGGGAAATAGCCGAAAAGGCTGAGGATTTTCTTAAGCCGGTAAAAGTGTTGGCCATGGAATTGGGTTTAACTGAAGATGAAATAATTCCCCACGGCAAATACATTGCCAAAGTGGATTTTGCAGGGGTACTTGCCCGCCTGAAAGATAGACCGAACGGCAAATATATAGACGTCACCGCCATTACCCCTACCCCTCTGGGTGAAGGCAAGAGCACTACCACTATGGGGCTGGTGCAGGGACTGGGCAAGCTGGGCAAGAAAGTAACCGGGGCTATCCGCCAGCCTTCCAGCGGCCCCACCTTTAATATAAAGGGTTCGGCGGCTGGGGGAGGGCTTTCCCAGTGTCTGCCGCTTTCACCATTTTCGCTGGGACTGACCGGAGATATAGACGCCGTTACCAACTCCCACAATCTGGCTATGGTCGCCCTTCAGGCACGGCTTCAGCACGAAGCCAACAATACTGATGAATTTCTATCCAGCCGACACCTGACCCGGCTGGATATAGACCCCTCTAGAGTGGAAATGAAATGGGCAATGGACTTTTGCGCCCAGTCCCTTAGGGAAATAATTATGGGGATAGGCGGTAAAACAGACGGATACCGGATGCCCTCCGGATTTGGTATATCTGTAAGCTCAGAAGTAATGGCTATACTTTCGGTTTTTACCAGCCTTTCTGACCTGCGGGAACGCATGGGCAAAATAATAGTAGCTTACCGTAAAAATGATGAACCAGTTACTACCGCAGACTTGGAAGTAGATGGTGCCATGACTGCCCTTCTCCTTCGGGCGGTAAACCCGAACCTCCTTCAGACTATTGAAGGCCAGCCGGTGTTTGTACATGCCGGGCCTTTTGCCAATATTGCAATCGGGCAGTCATCCATTGTAGCTGACCGTTTGGCACTTAAACTGGCTGATTACCACGTAACTGAAAGCGGATTCGGGGCAGATATCGGCTTTGAAAAATTCTGGAATATAAAATGCCGTCTGAGCGGTCTCAAACCAGACTGCGCAGTAATTGTGGTGACAGCAAGGGCTTTAAAAATGCATGGCGGCGGACCTAAAGTAACACCGGGTGCACCCCTTGACCCCGCCTACACCACCCCAAATACGAAACTGGTGGAAAAAGGCTGCCAAAATATGCTTGCCCATATCCAAACAGTAAAAACCGCAGGCATAAACCCGGTGGTCTGCATAAACCACTTTGCCGCAGACACCCATGAGGAAATAGATATTATCCGCCGTACGGCTGAACAGGCAGAAGCCAGAGTAGCCGTTTCCCATCACTGGGCAAAAGGCGGAGACGGGGCAACCGAACTGGCCGAAGCGGTAACAGATGCCTGTAACGAACCAAATAATTTTCATTTTCTCTACCCCGAAAATATGCCCCTGAAGAAGCGGATTGAAACCATTGCCCGAAAGGTTTACGGGGCAAACGGCGTTTCATATACCCCAATTGCCATGGAAAAACTGGCCCGCATAGAAAGTATGGGTGATACCCAGTTTATGCCAACCTGTATGGTCAAAACCCACTTGAGCCTCTCACATGACCCTGCACTTAAAGGACGCCCCAGCGGCTTTACCCTGCCGATACGGGATATACTCACCTACATGGGGGCAGGATTGGTAGTGCCGGTGGCAGGAGATATCAAACTTATGCCCGGCACTTCGTCTGATCCGAATTTCAAGCGGATAGATGTAGACACCCAAACCGGCAAGGTGAAAGGATTATTCTAA
- the aspS gene encoding aspartate--tRNA ligase, whose product MLKTHSCALTQENVGTEVTLAGWVHRRRDHGGVIFIDLRDREGIVQVVFNPEQSAACLDIGKELRSEYVLQVKGVVSHRPAGTENNRMPSGMVEVVAVNAKILNAAKTPPFYINEEVEVDESLRLKYRYLDIRRQGMKNNLIIRHKAVRFMREFLNDQGFIEIETPILIKSTPEGARDYLVPSRLFPGKFFALPQSPQQLKQLLMVAGMEKYYQVARCFRDEDLRADRQPEFTQLDMEMSFVDEEDMMKLMEDLFTGLVASVRPDMKYNKKFPRISFADAMEKYGCDKPDLRFGMELADITDIGASSAFGVFKNVAAQGGAIKAISAPGCGGYNKSQHEELINLAKKYGAAGLVPISLGVENGELKDLTMEMVKSVAAKYLALEEIKTIAERSGAKPGDLILIVAGARKMVNTVLGEMRNQLAVKLNLCDKNELSFAFVVDFPLFQWDEEGKRWDSVHHPFTAPLESDMPLMDTDPGRVGSRAYDVVCNGYEIAGGSIRIHQADLQRKVFHLLGYNDEQIDERFGHLLEAFEFGAPPHGGVAPGIDRFVMLLAGETSIREVISFPKNQAAQDLLFGAPSVVDDKQIRDLHIRIQAEKE is encoded by the coding sequence ATGCTTAAAACTCATAGCTGTGCCTTAACTCAGGAAAATGTTGGCACTGAAGTTACTCTGGCCGGTTGGGTACACCGCCGCCGTGACCATGGCGGGGTTATATTTATTGACCTGCGTGACAGGGAAGGCATTGTTCAGGTGGTATTTAACCCGGAACAGTCCGCCGCCTGTCTGGATATTGGCAAAGAGCTGCGGAGTGAATATGTTCTGCAGGTAAAAGGCGTTGTCAGTCACCGCCCGGCCGGTACAGAAAATAACCGCATGCCTTCCGGTATGGTGGAAGTGGTAGCCGTCAATGCCAAAATCTTAAATGCCGCCAAAACTCCTCCTTTTTATATTAATGAAGAAGTAGAAGTGGATGAGAGCCTGAGGCTCAAATACCGCTATTTGGATATTCGCCGTCAGGGCATGAAAAATAATCTTATTATCCGCCACAAAGCTGTCCGCTTCATGCGGGAGTTTTTAAACGATCAGGGTTTTATAGAAATTGAAACCCCCATCCTTATTAAAAGCACACCTGAGGGTGCGCGTGACTATCTGGTGCCCTCACGCCTGTTTCCCGGCAAGTTTTTTGCCCTGCCCCAGTCCCCCCAGCAGTTAAAGCAGCTGCTGATGGTGGCGGGTATGGAAAAATACTATCAAGTTGCCCGCTGTTTCCGTGACGAAGACCTGAGGGCTGACCGCCAGCCTGAGTTTACCCAGCTGGATATGGAGATGAGCTTCGTTGACGAAGAAGATATGATGAAGTTGATGGAAGACCTGTTTACCGGGTTGGTAGCCAGTGTCCGCCCTGATATGAAATACAATAAAAAGTTTCCCCGTATCAGCTTTGCTGATGCTATGGAGAAATACGGCTGTGACAAGCCTGACCTTCGCTTTGGTATGGAACTGGCAGATATTACCGATATAGGTGCATCTTCGGCCTTTGGCGTCTTCAAAAATGTGGCTGCTCAGGGTGGGGCTATCAAAGCTATTTCCGCCCCCGGTTGTGGTGGTTATAACAAGAGCCAGCATGAAGAACTTATAAATCTGGCCAAGAAATACGGTGCGGCCGGGCTGGTACCTATTTCACTGGGTGTGGAAAACGGAGAGCTTAAAGACTTGACCATGGAAATGGTTAAATCCGTAGCCGCCAAGTATCTGGCGCTGGAAGAAATAAAGACCATCGCCGAACGTTCCGGTGCTAAGCCGGGTGACCTTATATTGATTGTGGCTGGTGCCCGCAAGATGGTGAACACCGTACTGGGTGAAATGCGAAACCAGCTGGCAGTAAAACTGAATTTATGTGATAAAAATGAACTCAGCTTTGCTTTTGTAGTAGATTTCCCCCTCTTCCAGTGGGATGAGGAAGGCAAACGCTGGGATTCGGTTCATCATCCCTTTACTGCCCCACTTGAGTCTGACATGCCGCTTATGGATACAGACCCCGGCAGGGTAGGCAGCCGGGCTTACGATGTAGTCTGCAATGGATATGAGATTGCTGGCGGCAGTATCAGAATCCATCAGGCAGACCTGCAGAGGAAAGTATTCCATCTGCTGGGGTATAATGATGAGCAGATAGATGAACGCTTTGGCCACCTGTTGGAGGCCTTTGAGTTTGGCGCACCCCCTCATGGCGGTGTTGCACCGGGTATAGACCGTTTTGTAATGCTGTTGGCAGGGGAAACTTCAATACGTGAGGTTATATCCTTCCCCAAAAATCAGGCCGCTCAGGACTTGCTTTTTGGAGCTCCGTCAGTAGTAGATGACAAGCAAATAAGGGATTTACATATCCGTATTCAAGCGGAAAAAGAATAG
- the tig gene encoding trigger factor, with translation MKVTDKKIEGCQASITVEMDSTEVEEGLSKTYRRLVKKVEIPGFRKGKAPRDVFEKYVSREKMLDELVDDIVPEACQKAIQDEEIKPFATPKVAMVTTDPFVFSARIPLPPVVELGDYKTIRAAKETVEIAEENIDTVVDQVLHQRATWETAERPVKMGDMLLMQVESTLNGEPYLNREDMQYSVREEAIYPAPGFGDCLVDMVAGEPKEFSIVFPEDHARAELAGKTAAFKVTVREIKEEKLPELNDAFAHELNPEFNTLSELRQRIRENMQDRQDDKAQAKFEDQIVEALIKMSKIDYPEVMVEAELDQIIEQQLQRLQSNVKSPEEFRAMLSQMTPEDMQQRYRPLAEQRVASSLVLGKLATTENLVPNDEEVDAEIEKLITDAGDKKEEEKALYNQSETRDRLIQLLTARKTMAFIDEIALQPALEAVEPKADEDEKTEEADK, from the coding sequence ATGAAAGTAACAGATAAAAAGATAGAGGGCTGTCAGGCCAGCATAACGGTAGAGATGGATTCAACCGAGGTTGAAGAAGGTCTTTCCAAAACATACCGCCGTCTGGTGAAAAAGGTGGAAATTCCGGGCTTTCGCAAAGGTAAAGCCCCCAGAGATGTGTTTGAAAAATATGTCAGCCGCGAAAAAATGCTGGACGAACTGGTAGATGATATTGTGCCGGAAGCCTGCCAGAAGGCTATACAAGACGAGGAGATAAAACCCTTTGCCACTCCCAAGGTAGCTATGGTTACCACCGACCCCTTTGTTTTTTCTGCTCGCATACCACTGCCTCCGGTAGTGGAGCTGGGTGATTATAAAACCATAAGAGCTGCTAAAGAGACGGTAGAGATTGCCGAAGAAAATATTGATACGGTAGTAGATCAGGTACTCCATCAGCGAGCTACTTGGGAAACAGCGGAACGTCCTGTCAAAATGGGTGACATGCTACTTATGCAGGTTGAAAGCACCCTTAATGGCGAACCCTATCTGAACCGTGAGGATATGCAGTATTCAGTTCGGGAAGAGGCCATTTATCCTGCTCCCGGTTTTGGCGACTGCCTGGTAGATATGGTTGCGGGTGAACCCAAAGAATTTTCAATAGTTTTCCCCGAAGACCATGCACGGGCTGAACTGGCCGGTAAAACAGCCGCTTTTAAGGTAACTGTCCGTGAAATTAAAGAAGAAAAACTGCCTGAACTAAATGATGCATTTGCCCACGAATTAAACCCTGAGTTTAATACTCTGTCTGAGCTTCGCCAGCGTATTCGGGAAAATATGCAGGACAGACAGGATGACAAGGCTCAGGCCAAGTTTGAAGACCAGATTGTTGAAGCCCTGATAAAAATGAGTAAAATAGATTATCCGGAAGTTATGGTGGAAGCAGAGCTGGACCAGATAATTGAACAGCAGCTGCAACGTCTGCAGAGTAATGTAAAAAGCCCCGAAGAATTCCGGGCTATGCTTTCCCAAATGACACCGGAGGATATGCAGCAGCGGTATCGCCCTCTGGCGGAACAACGGGTAGCATCTTCGCTGGTGCTGGGTAAACTGGCCACCACCGAAAATCTGGTACCCAATGATGAAGAAGTAGATGCTGAAATTGAAAAACTGATTACAGATGCCGGTGATAAAAAAGAAGAAGAAAAAGCCCTTTACAATCAATCGGAAACCAGAGACCGTCTTATTCAGCTTCTGACTGCCCGTAAAACTATGGCTTTTATAGATGAAATAGCCCTTCAGCCAGCTCTTGAGGCTGTCGAACCTAAAGCTGATGAAGATGAAAAAACAGAGGAGGCAGATAAATGA
- a CDS encoding ATP-dependent Clp protease proteolytic subunit, producing MISPENVVPMVIESSARGERAFDIYSLLLKERIIFLGSQINDQVANLVIAQLLFLDREDPDKDISLYIHSPGGVISAGLAMYDTMQLIRPKVSTICVGVAASMATVLLCAGAKGKRYALPNATIHMHQAMGGAQGQASDIEIAAREIMRQQDILRNILVKHTGQTMEKIVHDSDRDYYLSAQQAVEYGLIDEILQKPENK from the coding sequence ATGATAAGCCCTGAAAACGTAGTACCTATGGTTATTGAGAGCAGTGCCAGAGGAGAACGTGCCTTTGACATTTATTCTCTATTGCTGAAGGAAAGAATTATCTTTCTGGGTTCGCAAATAAACGATCAGGTAGCCAATCTGGTTATTGCCCAGTTACTGTTTCTTGACAGGGAAGACCCGGACAAGGATATCAGTCTATATATACACAGCCCCGGCGGGGTAATATCTGCCGGTCTTGCCATGTACGATACCATGCAGCTTATTCGCCCCAAGGTATCCACCATTTGCGTAGGCGTAGCTGCTTCCATGGCAACAGTACTCCTGTGTGCCGGTGCTAAAGGCAAACGCTATGCTTTGCCTAATGCTACCATTCATATGCATCAGGCTATGGGTGGCGCTCAGGGACAGGCTTCGGATATTGAAATTGCCGCCCGCGAGATTATGCGCCAGCAGGATATTTTGCGGAATATTCTGGTAAAACATACCGGCCAGACCATGGAGAAAATAGTCCACGATAGTGACCGTGACTATTATCTGAGTGCCCAGCAGGCGGTGGAATACGGTTTAATAGACGAAATTTTGCAGAAACCTGAAAACAAATAA
- a CDS encoding carbohydrate kinase family protein encodes MTTCSLEAIGLGAVHVDHIYTVEQILHDGECVVTESASFPGGSGANTIHGLSRLGLKCGFIGAVGNDSDGNLLIKDFENAGIDNQYLMVTDEAQTGSVVSLSESSGRRSTYVNPGANNYLNLSDINLEYLSQAKLVHMSTFFSQNEFALCHEIAERLAPDVLFSFSPGALFAAQGLKRLAPILSRTNALFTNQLDIEKMTQKNYQRATDMCIRSGCEHVVVTLGESRRFQRKGKITLQTYIRDKDHECHMESTVSLRKDIRTVVDTIGAADAFTTGFLFGLMGDKPIEECGLLGDISARFCISKLGARSGLPNLEGLKERFGMHYFTN; translated from the coding sequence ATGACTACTTGTAGTCTTGAGGCTATCGGCTTGGGGGCGGTGCATGTAGATCATATATATACTGTGGAGCAAATACTCCATGACGGCGAATGTGTAGTCACCGAATCTGCCTCATTCCCCGGCGGTTCAGGTGCAAATACTATACATGGGTTATCCCGGCTGGGATTAAAATGCGGCTTCATAGGAGCAGTGGGGAATGACTCTGACGGCAACCTGTTGATTAAAGACTTTGAAAACGCAGGTATAGATAACCAGTACCTGATGGTAACGGACGAAGCCCAAACGGGCTCAGTGGTTTCACTAAGTGAATCTTCCGGGCGCCGCTCAACATATGTAAATCCCGGTGCCAACAATTACCTTAACCTTTCTGATATCAATCTGGAGTACTTAAGCCAAGCCAAGCTGGTTCATATGTCAACTTTCTTCAGCCAGAATGAATTTGCCCTTTGCCATGAAATAGCGGAACGGCTGGCACCGGATGTACTTTTCAGCTTTTCACCCGGAGCCCTCTTTGCCGCCCAGGGGCTGAAAAGGCTTGCTCCCATTCTTTCACGCACAAATGCCCTTTTCACCAACCAACTGGATATAGAGAAAATGACCCAAAAGAATTATCAGCGGGCTACGGATATGTGTATCCGCAGCGGATGTGAACATGTGGTAGTTACTCTGGGAGAGAGCCGCCGTTTTCAACGAAAAGGCAAAATAACCCTCCAGACCTATATACGGGACAAAGACCACGAGTGCCATATGGAGTCAACCGTCAGCCTCAGGAAAGATATCCGTACCGTAGTGGATACAATAGGTGCGGCAGATGCCTTTACCACCGGTTTCCTTTTCGGGCTTATGGGGGATAAACCCATTGAAGAGTGCGGCTTGCTGGGGGATATTTCTGCCCGTTTCTGCATAAGCAAGCTGGGTGCCCGTTCAGGTTTGCCCAATCTGGAAGGACTAAAAGAACGCTTCGGCATGCACTATTTTACTAACTGA
- the purN gene encoding phosphoribosylglycinamide formyltransferase, with amino-acid sequence MFELGWFSTARGKGSRSLLTAVLDSIQKGELKARISFVFCSREPGESAETDAFFELVKNYKIPLVTFSYQKYKTRVNGNDEIPGSILPQWRLDYDREVINRLKEYNPQLCVLAGYMLIMGPEMCSRYNIINLHPATPWGPKGTWKEVIWELMQQKAAETGAMIHLVTPELDRGPVVSYCRFPIQTDSFKPLWDSIAKRTVNDIKTAEGEDNSLFKAIRHQGTIRELPLIVRSIKAISEGRVNIRKGQVTDNCGQTIPGYDLSAEIDHLNPRERMT; translated from the coding sequence ATGTTTGAACTGGGCTGGTTTTCAACTGCCAGAGGCAAAGGATCCCGCTCCCTTTTGACTGCAGTGCTGGACAGCATCCAAAAGGGAGAGCTTAAGGCAAGGATAAGTTTTGTCTTTTGCAGCCGCGAACCCGGTGAATCAGCCGAGACAGACGCTTTTTTTGAACTGGTAAAAAACTACAAGATACCGCTGGTTACCTTTTCCTACCAGAAATATAAAACACGGGTAAACGGTAATGATGAAATACCCGGCAGCATCCTACCGCAGTGGAGACTGGACTATGACCGCGAGGTCATAAACCGCCTCAAGGAATATAACCCTCAGTTATGCGTACTGGCTGGCTACATGCTGATAATGGGACCGGAAATGTGTAGCCGTTATAACATTATAAATCTGCACCCAGCCACTCCATGGGGACCCAAAGGCACTTGGAAAGAGGTTATCTGGGAGCTTATGCAGCAAAAAGCCGCCGAAACCGGGGCTATGATACATCTGGTAACACCTGAACTGGACAGGGGACCAGTGGTAAGTTACTGCCGTTTCCCAATCCAGACAGATTCCTTCAAGCCTCTCTGGGATAGTATTGCAAAGCGGACGGTAAATGATATTAAAACCGCCGAGGGTGAAGACAACTCCCTTTTCAAAGCTATCCGCCACCAGGGAACTATCCGCGAACTGCCGCTTATAGTCCGCAGTATAAAGGCCATAAGCGAAGGGCGAGTAAATATCCGCAAGGGTCAGGTAACTGATAACTGCGGACAAACTATACCGGGTTATGACCTGAGCGCCGAGATTGACCACCTAAATCCAAGGGAGAGAATGACATGA
- a CDS encoding PHP-associated domain-containing protein, protein MLKADLHVHTNYSMDSNTQPKDLISKCVEKGINCISLCDHGTAEGALMLAKESPIKIIISEEVLTPHGEIMGMFLKESIPSGISVDECVSRIKAQGALVCIPHPYDGLRGSALIDTELERLASEGKIDVLEVFNSRTLLNGSLKKARKLAKQYDLPMSAGTDSHTLPEIGTTYITMPDFNTPKEFIAALRQGRITGRQNRMVRIRALIRKLSKYIKPEK, encoded by the coding sequence ATGTTAAAAGCTGATTTACACGTCCATACAAATTATTCTATGGACTCAAATACCCAACCAAAAGACCTGATAAGCAAATGCGTTGAAAAAGGCATCAACTGCATTTCTTTGTGTGACCATGGCACGGCCGAAGGGGCCTTGATGCTGGCCAAGGAAAGCCCCATAAAAATAATAATCTCAGAGGAAGTGCTGACCCCCCACGGAGAGATTATGGGCATGTTTCTTAAAGAAAGCATACCCAGCGGCATATCAGTAGACGAATGTGTATCCCGCATAAAAGCACAGGGTGCTCTGGTATGCATTCCCCACCCTTATGACGGGCTAAGGGGTTCGGCGCTGATAGATACGGAGCTGGAAAGACTGGCTTCCGAGGGGAAAATAGACGTGCTGGAGGTATTTAATTCCCGCACCCTGCTTAACGGAAGCCTTAAAAAAGCTCGCAAGCTGGCCAAACAGTATGACCTGCCCATGAGTGCCGGCACGGATTCCCATACTTTGCCTGAAATAGGCACTACCTACATAACCATGCCTGATTTCAATACCCCCAAGGAATTCATAGCCGCCCTCCGGCAGGGACGGATAACCGGCCGCCAGAACCGCATGGTTCGGATACGGGCACTCATACGCAAACTTTCCAAATATATCAAACCGGAGAAATAA